Within Malus domestica chromosome 04, GDT2T_hap1, the genomic segment TTTAGAGCTGTTAGATCCAATTCAAACGATAACTATAACTAGTACTAATTATTTCATCTACATAGTATGCCCACAAGTATTAATGATTACTATTTGCATGTTTGAGATTGGTGATCAAATGGACCATATCTAATCATAATTCTTTAATCCATTgatttttgaagattttctatgATATCCCTTCATAATTGTTCTGGTAATTAGGTAATAGGCAATTATTGCCTTAGTAAATAGTAATTTTCCATTTCATATATCGATGATGATAATTTTGCGATGTGCAGGCAAGCAAGAAGACGATGGTATCAAATGTGAGTAAGAATAAAGTGGCGCAGAAGGATTGCCTACATCTCCATAGTTGAACATTCTACGTCAGCATGACATCAGATCCAACTCGAGCACAGGGTCGGACAAGGATTGCTCTGGTTACCTAGTCCGGCACACTTGGGTACATCCAATTGCCTGACTTTTGGACATGGACTGGAGATGTTTTGGACATCTTTTGGGCAATAATTGCCCATTGCCGGCCTTTGGGCCTggagtggacttgctcttagagTATCAAGAACTTGCCTAAAATTTTCACCAACTGGCTTCAATTCAGTGCTGGTGTCACAGGTGGCAGGCATATTCACAGGTACTAATGCAAATGTATTCAGAACAACTGAAAAGTTTTTGCAAATTTTATTCTAATTAGCTTAATTAAGCAGATCCCAACATGGAATGTCAAAGATTATTTCTAAACACCAGTGATTTTAACGCTCCTATTTTAGCTGTATGCACTTCTTCTGAGCACATAAAGATTATTAATATTTAACTTGGAGTACGTATGGTTAAAAGCCGAGTGCCAAAATATCTACCCTAAGTACGGACACTAAACCTGATAGAACCGGTCAGGTTAATCGGACTTACATACCTATTACTATCTTCAATCCCTGGATCTTCAGATTTATGAGTTGGGTTGTGGCAGAACCCTTTTGGTGAAGAACATTCTAAGCTGGAACTAGAACTGGAACCAGAAGTGCTTTGAGAAGAAGTGTTTTCTTCAGTGAAAGTACTTTCATGGCTTTGCTCAGATGTGGTGGAGTCTGCTGCATTTTGTCTTGATTCTTCTGGGATTTCTGACTCTGCAACTTTGGATTTGGCTTCATGGGTTTCTGGATGATTGGATCCTGATGAAGTAGTAGTGGATTGTGTACAAGATTTTTCACTATTTTTGGAGGAAATATTCAAAGATTCAagctttttcttcaaatatttgaGCTTCTTTTCTGCTTTTTCCTTCagtttgatctcttctttgagCTGCTTCTGTAGTTCTACTAACTGTTGACAATTGAAACATTATAATGTGAATGACAGACaacatatagatatatataactgGTTAcctcttttgcgttcctaataTAGATATACTGGAGATTTAACTAACCAATTAGTGTAATTGAatgtttactaatccgtaatcgaaaattcaaaaaatttacCTTCTTGCCAATGAGTTCTGCATCCTCTTTTGCAACCCTAGAAGCTTGCCTCTCTGCCAGCAGTCTCCCTCTGAGGCACTCCAAAGTCCTCAAACCACCATCTCCTTCCATCTTCCCGTCACTGAGAGAAAACCCACATCCCACATTGTCAAttttgatgagagagagagagagagagagagagagagagagagagaaacccaCCTCCATGTTCCATCTTCCATGCCAGTAGTAGCTGTCATTGTTATTTTTATGTGGGGAATATACACTTGGGCAAGAACACAGATGCTTGATTGTCAGCGTTTAGAAAACCAAGGACTGAGAGCTTTGGAGTCTCTTTTGCTCATACCAGGTGGACGATGATACATTTGAAGGAGAGACAATGGCTCTTGTACTTAAAAAGTATGTTGGTAACTGTGATCATCTTCCCAAAGTGTCTACATCTGTTATTTATTTCTCTCACCACCCAAGGTTTTATGTTGTAGTGTTATCTCttgattttcattattttgttgtCTTGGTATTAAGCAATTGACCACTTTTGTAATGAAAGTTTCTTGGTCCTCACTCCATACATTTCAGTAGGCCATGTTTTCCCCTTATGAATGAAGGCTCTTTCATCACTGATAAAATACCACTTTCCCTATAGTTCTAAACACAAAAAAAACTTATAGACTGATGACATGTTTACTTAACTATAACGAGAGAAGTTGAGAAGAATTGGGCACGAGATTTCGTTAGTCGTTGGTTGTTCAGGTATTGGATTACAGGAAGTAATGTGAAATTCACATGCTTTTTATCTAGTATGTTTTAAAAAACGCAAAAGAagtcaaaaaatcgaaataagtttaAGAGTGGAGTGGAGCAATGGTCCTTGAGCTTTCGTCTAATTCGAGCATTGGTCCCTAAACTAAAAATCGTGATATTGGTCCCTACACTTATTACAATGTATAACAATGGTCCTTCATGGTGTTATTCAAAATGACCAATGTTCCACATTGTGATAAGTCCAAGAATAAATACTCATCGACTTTTACTTCAAGGACCATAGCTCCAATTAAGCCAAAGTCCAAGACCAATGCTTCATTTTTTCTAGTTCTAATATCCATGTAATGataaggagactaaatttgtaaactaaatgatgtgtcatcaattggaataagcacgtttatcaatgtttaagtaataaaccaactATTAACTTATATGTCTTTTAGTTTCCAAGACtttgtctataaatttagtctccctagcattactctatcCATGTGTTAGTAACGCACGAAAAAGTCAGAAATCAAAATAATTCGAATTCTTTATATAATTAAATCATAACCAAAAGTGGTTGGAATCTTCTTTATATAGTTTTGGTTCCAGCAATATTACGATACATGAATATAGGCAGTGCATTTGAAATACATGAAATAGGAATCATAGatccaaaatttgaaatttgaaatttgaaatacaTCGCTATCATAGATTTAATTTTTCAACAGAGATCTGGCTGTTATGTCACGTGATCTTATCTCACTGTAttgtcttcctcctcctcctccaccttgCTCATGACTTTGTTCTCATCATCTGTCATATATAGTTTGGAATTGGACTCTAGTTAAACATATCAAAGAATACAATCGCAGATCAATCTTGTTAATTTCTCTTGTTTGTTGTTTCTCTCACTCCTCCCCAGTGAGCTTCGGAGAGTGATTTAAATAGAACGAGTTTATTATTGTCAAACGTTTCATTTTGAAGTGTGTTATCCTACACCCCTTGTTAAATTCTATCACCCCTTGTTAAATTctatcatttgatcttctttaattcatctaaTCTGAtagtcaaaaattaaaaaaatataagagaagtaaaaaaatatatgtggatatcacatcccttcaTTTTAATACAACTTCATGACGTGTAGTCACATGCTAAGATGGACCAGCATCTTTGATAAATATTAAATACACCCacctctttttttaatttttcttctgTCAAATTCCTAGTTTGATTTTCTAAACGTAGAAATCCTTATAAAGTTGACAACACCTTCTGCTAATTAGTATTCATAATTATCTAGATTTTTggcaaaatgattttttttttgttttttcattacCAACTATGTGCTATTTGGTAGAGttaaattcaaaacctattcgAACGAAATAGAGGCGTAGATGTAAGTTAAAACTAAACGAAGTAAAGATTTACAGTGTATGTTACCGAAACAATTTCGAAAACATAAAGTGGCCAAGTCACCACTATAATCATCATTAATTGTGTTTGCCTTCGTgtgatttttttatacaaaaatatattacaCTAAGAAGTGAATGAATAAATTGGTTTCGATTTTTGCGATTTAGGAGATTCAAACTTAGGACCGTGTAGTACTAAATTATGCTTTAGtgtgaaaattaaaatcattGCGTTTCATATACATTCATAGCAAAGGACATTGGTACTAATTAGCTTGGTTTGCACTCAAAGAAATGACTAAGCAATTCTGCAAGTATTTGATCATATTAGGAATGCAAGAGCTTTAAGCACACTCATTATCATTAGCTGGACCGGTCAAATTATTTTGAGTAGGACCTGGGTTTAGCAGGGTGGATGAAAATATTCCCATAGCTAAACATCCTTTATGTCCCTTaaacttgtttatattttcaattttagagtAAGAGATAAGTCATATTTGTCGATTTACCCCTTGTATGGAGTTGCTAATTTCCctctaaactttaattttagccaattacccacttgaacttttataattagtcaattttccccttaaactttaattttagctgattaccccctgaacttttataaatagccaatttccccctgacgttagattttaaaaattttcatccaattttCCATCCATCTTGATAATGGAAACAACACATGACAGCTGTATGagggaaaaaaatatgaaaatttgaatgaaaGTTTTTAAAATCTAACGCTAAGGGagaaattggctatttataaaagtttagAGTGGTAATTGGTTAAAATTCAAGTTCAAGGGGGAAATTGGCTAATTTAAAAAGTTTAAGGGGATAATCGgcaaaaattaaagtttagggGAAATTGATAGCTGAACACAAGTTCAGGAAGCAAATCAACAAACACCTTAAGAGATAATGATTTAGAGAAGGATAACAGTTCATCTCAAATTAAAATGACAACTATATACTCAGGCAAAAGCGATGTAGCTAGGATTAGATGAGGTGGCCTACACATAAGAGCTCAGTTGTCTAACTACTATTATAGCATATTGGAGGGAATTGAGAGTTTGAGACCCCCTGATAGGAAACAAAGCACCAACAATGAAAATCTAGAGGTTCTCTAAACTATGCGCAATAACTGTTAATATGTAACCAAAAGCGCACAAGGCAATGAGCAACTTTGTTAACTCTTGGTGACAAACATGAATAGAATTATCTCCAATGATTCGAAGCAACTGTAATTTCATGTTCTCATTGATGCATTTATCGAAAATGAATATAAACTCTAATGATGTAAAAGATTAAACAATATAAGCAAGAAAACGAGTAACACAAACTTCCACAAATTTTGACATGTCAATTGTTTTGAGTAATTGATGGACTGAAATTCATAATTAATTTATCTAAAGAATTAGACAAAACTAAGCTTTTGTTCCTAAATTGTAAACTAAGAGGAATTGAGTTGCaaccatggtctaaaatatccataatatcccgatatttccatcgaaatttccgtgtttttggactaccgatatttccgatatcatcgatattttagaccttactaagacactcatgtatcttaccatgcaatgtataaagtgtaaaggaaaaattagtatccggtccctagtttttactgttcattgactaaaaccttattagttctcaaattttgatttaagtccctagcattaatgtgataatgaatttacttgtttatataattttttaatataaaaattagtaattaatttagggtttaatactcacacctctattaaacttctaattaattttcaattcaaacatttccaaaataataaaaaattaaattaaattaagtttgtacctattagtttttttttatatataaaaagattctcaattttttaatcttaaatgtacccattcatataatttttcaatttttttaatcttaaatgtacccattctcaaatatatcaatttgttatatgtaaaatgtatcctttttttaatataaaatccattcaaattttttaatccatgtttaaacttatatgggtacatttttttttcgttgatttgagaatgtatccatgttttggtacaataactttttttgttaattttggttaatgtacccatacatatatgtatatatatatatacacacacacacaatataatagagagtataatttatattttattatttttaatcccataaattatgggttttatttaaaatctcattaatataaacaattacaaatttcaatttttaatttttaattaaaaaaatatagtaacttacattattacattaatatcagggacctcaatcaaaaactaaaaattaacaaggtttcaatcaaaaaatattgatagctagggaccgcatcccaAGTGTCccaagtgtaaaatattgtattaattcattatatataaatgattatggtatgtttaaacttctttcattaattactacatattttctacactcacaatgtttgccaggtcgttatataatcaatttaaatcagttatatctatcatgcaatacatttccttccaattttttatgataaactaatagataattgactaaataaatatcatgcaaagtttcaataaaaatttccaagtttttcttacaatttccatagtttttattcaatttttatcgatatcgataatatcccgatatttccatcaaaatttttgtgtttttggactaccgatatttctgatatcatctatattttataccttggtctCAACATTTGAAACTATAAACACCAAAGTAGAACTTCACGTAATCTACAGGCACTAAAATAATTATTTGGTCTCATTTAATGATTTAAATGCGCAGGCACGTGATACAAACCGGCTTTATTTAGAATTCAGCAAACGACAGGCACGTGACTTATAGGAACCGACTTTATTTTGAATTCGTACCGCGCGGGTGGCGTAAACTCGGCGCGCAGAGCAACGACAAAGTGGAGCGTCGTGGTTTTCCTGTCGCGTAAATTGTCGCCGAAATCATATGCTTCTCCTTCTCACTATTCTACCTCGTGAGGTAAACAAATCGGTTCATTCTTCTAGGGCTTTGATTTTTTggaaaatttagggttttctagtgTTGTGCATTTCAATTGTTTCCATATGGAAGAAACGCCCTTCGTATTTAACTTTGACCTAATTTTCACAGGCTGAGTAGCGAGTTGTGTATTCCcagtttcttttatttttcgtaTCCAATTTACAGGTGTGGAATTTGGATTGatacatgcttgctttgattTTGGTTGGCCCAGTTCATGGTTGACTCAATTATTTTCATGCCTTCGTTCATGGTTTGCCTTAATTCATGATAGCTCAGTGCTATTTTGTTGCTCAGTTATCCTGATAACTGGATTTAGTGTTGTCTCAGTATATTATTTCCACAATTCATGGTTTGCTTAGGTTTAATTTGATACCTTGATTCATAGTTGCCGCGGTCTATTTTTGTCCAAGTTCTAGTTGCCTGAGTTATCTTGATGCCTCGATCTATGGTTGCCTTGGTTATATAAATACCTTGATTACTGGTTGCCTGGGTTTATTGTTGGCTGAATACATTAATTGTTGCCTCATGATGGTTACCTTGGTTGTATCGGTGCCTCATCATGATTGCTTCGGTTATTGGTTACCTCAGTTTATTCTTGAAAAACGTTGTTTTCTTGATTTATGGTAGCCATAGTTGACTCCTCGATTAATGGATGCCTCAGTTTAATGTGGGCTTAATACATTGTTTCCTTGGTTTATTGCTGCCTCAGTTTT encodes:
- the LOC103433352 gene encoding protein gar2-like, translated to MTATTGMEDGTWSDGKMEGDGGLRTLECLRGRLLAERQASRVAKEDAELIGKKLVELQKQLKEEIKLKEKAEKKLKYLKKKLESLNISSKNSEKSCTQSTTTSSGSNHPETHEAKSKVAESEIPEESRQNAADSTTSEQSHESTFTEENTSSQSTSGSSSSSSLECSSPKGFCHNPTHKSEDPGIEDSNRYVSPINLTGSIRFSVRT